The Vicia villosa cultivar HV-30 ecotype Madison, WI linkage group LG1, Vvil1.0, whole genome shotgun sequence genome includes a region encoding these proteins:
- the LOC131630027 gene encoding kinesin-like protein KIN-7B yields the protein MVGSPAVATPSSKMHRNLAATPGGSKLREENRNLAATPGGSKIREEKIRVTVRMRPLNRKEQAMYDLVAWDCLDEQTIVFKNPNQERPAIPYTFDRVFAPACSTQKVYDEGAKDVALSALSGINATIFAYGQTSSGKTFTMRGITENAIRDIYDYIKNTPDRDFVLRMSALEIYNETVIDLLNRESGPLRLLDDPEKGTIVEKLNEEVAKDGQHLRHLIGICEAHRQVGETTLNDKSSRSHQIIRLTVESFLRESPDRVKSYIASLNFVDLAGSERVSQTKTCGTRLKEGSHINRSLLTLASVIRKLSCGIHGHIPYRDSKLTRILQSSLGGNARTAIICTVSPALSHVDQTRNTLSFATSAKEVVNTARVNMVVSEKAQVRELQKEVARLEGELKNPELSAHACLRTLLAEKELKIQQLEKDMEDLRRQRDLAQSQLDLERSSNKVPKGTSDCGPSSQVVRCLSFAEENEPPIGNHTPERRVTVSRQAMLKNLLACPDPSILVDEIQKLEHRQLQLCEDANRALEVLHKDFSTHNLGNQETADTMSKVLSEIKDLVAASSTAEEIVKADKTNLMEKITQLKNQGNTISSLERKLENVQKSIDKLVSAFGTEETPDSKTQHRRKKNLPFSLNNSPSMQHIIRAPCSPLSSSRKAMEREIENRVPNILSSGGDTSARLHKDTPRKDDESCGSIVSREGSPASRQSKSVNVKKIQKMFKNAAEENIRSFRVYITELKELVAKLHYQKQLLVCQVLELEANKSATEEMDTTDQSPLSWHMLFTQQRNQIIMLWHLCHISLVHRTQFYLLLRGDPSDQVYMEVELRRLTWLEQHLAELGNASPALLGDEPADSVSASIKALKQEREYLAKRVSRLTAEERELLYERWEVPPVGKQRRLQFVNKLWTDPYNMKHIKESAEIVAKLIDFCVSNENSKDMFALNFSSPYNRKTWAGWNFISNLLKL from the exons ATGGTGGGATCACCGGCAGTGGCGACGCCGTCGTCTAAGATGCATAGGAATCTGGCTGCTACTCCCGGCGGTTCCAAACTTCGGGAGGAGAATAGAAATTTGGCTGCTACTCCGGGCGGTTCCAAAATTCGGGAGGAGAAAATTAGGGTCACTGTTCGGATGAGGCCACTCAACAGGAAAGAACAAGCCATGTATGATTTAGTTGCTTGGGATTGTTTGGATGAGCAAACTATAGTGTTCAAGAATCCAAATCAAGAGAGGCCTGCAATACCATATACCTTTG ATAGAGTTTTTGCTCCTGCATGCTCCACTCAAAAGGTGTATGATGAAGGGGCTAAAGATGTTGCTTTATCAGCACTTTCAGGAATCAACG CAACAATATTTGCTTATGGGCAGACCAGCAGTGGCAAGACATTCACGATGAGAGGGATCACTGAAAATGCTATTAGGGACATCTATGATTACATCAAAAAT ACACCGGATAGGGATTTTGTTTTGAGAATGTCTGCTTTGGAAATCTATAATGAGACTGTCATAGACCTTCTTAATCGTGAATCTGGTCCTCTTCGGCTATTGGATGATCCCGAG AAAGGGACTATTGTGGAAAAGCTGAATGAAGAAGTAGCCAAGGATGGTCAACATCTAAGGCATTTAATTGGCATCTGCGAAG CTCATAGGCAAGTGGGGGAAACTACTTTAAATGATAAAAGCTCAAGATCACATCAAATAATCAGGCTG ACTGTAGAGAGCTTCCTTCGTGAAAGTCCAGACCGTGTAAAATCTTACATAGCTAGTTTG AATTTTGTGGATCTTGCTGGAAGTGAACGAGTATCTCAAACAAAAACATGTGGAACAAGATTGAAGGAAGGAAGCCACATTAACAGAAGTTTATTAACACTTGCATCAGTCATCAGGAAGCTAAG CTGTGGAATACATGGTCACATACCATATAGAGATTCAAAACTGACACGGATACTGCAGTCTTCACTTGGGGGAAATGCTCGAACAGCAATTATATGCACCGTTAGTCCGGCCTTAAGTCATGTGGACCAAACAAGAAATACACTATCCTTTGCTACTAGTGCAAAGGAAGTTGTTAATACTGCCCGAGTGAATATG GTTGTTTCAGAAAAGGCGCAAGTCAGAGAATTGCAAAAAGAAGTTGCAAGGCTTGAAGGAGAATTAAAAAACCCTGAACTGTCTGCACATGCATGTCTAAGGACTTTGCTAGCTGAAAAGGAATTGAAAATTCAGCAG TTGGAAAAGGATATGGAAGATTTGAGGCGACAGAGAGACCTTGCACAAAGTCAACTTGATCTTGAAAGAAGTTCAAATAAAGTTCCGAAG GGAACAAGTGATTGTGGGCCTTCTAGTCAAGTTGTCAGATGTCTTTCTTTTGCTGAAGAAAATGAACCACCTATTGGTAACCATACTCCAGAGAGAAGGGTAACAGTAAGCAGGCAGGCGATGCTGAAAAATTTATTGGCTTGTCCTGATCCATCGATACTTGTCGATGAAATACAAAAACTTGAACATCGGCAGCTACAACTCTGTGAGGATGCAAACCGAGCACTTGAAGTTCTGCATAAGGATTTTTCAACCCATAATCTTGGAAATCAAGAAACGGCTGATACCATGTCGAAAGTACTGTCTGAAATAAAAGACTTGGTAGCTGCTAGTTCTACAGCAGAAGAAATCGTGAAAGCAGATAAGACCAACCTGATGGAAAAGATTACTCAGTTGAAAAATCAAGGGAACACTATTTCATCTTTAGAAAGGAAGCTGGAGAATGTTCAGAAATCTATAGATAAGCTGGTATCAGCTTTTGGTACCGAGGAGACTCCAGACAGTAAGACCCAACATAGAAGGAAGAAAAATCTTCCTTTCAGCTTAAACAACAGCCCCAGTATGCAACACATAATACGAGCTCCTTGCTCACCTCTCTCTTCTTCTCGTAAAGCAATGGAACGTGAAATTGAGAACAGAGTTCCCAACATTTTATCCTCTGGCGGTGATACTTCTGCAAGGTTGCATAAAGATACCCCGCGAAAAGATGATGAAAGCTGTGGTTCTATTGTATCACGGGAAGGTAGCCCTGCTTCACGGCAGTCAAAATCAGTGAATGTGAAGAAAATTCAGAAAATGTTCAAGAATGCTGCTGAGGAGAACATTCGAAGTTTCAGAGTTTATATTACTGAGTTAAAAGAGCTAGTGGCTAAACTGCATTACCAGAAACAACTTCTTGTTTGCCAG GTTTTGGAGCTTGAAGCAAACAAGTCTGCAACCGAAGAAATGGATACAACGGATCAATCTCCTTTATCATGGCACATGCTATTTACACAGCAGAGAAATCAAATTATCATGTTATGGCACTTATGCCACATTTCTCTGGTGCACCGAACacaattttatcttttgttaaGAGGAGATCCTTCTGATCAGGTGTATATGGAAGTTGAACTTAGAAGGTTGACATGGTTGGAACAGCATCTGGCAGAGCTTGGGAATGCTAGCCCTGCACTTCTAGGTGATGAACCTGCAGACTCAGTTTCGGCAAG CATCAAAGCATTGAAGCAGGAAAGGGAATATCTTGCGAAGAGGGTTAGCAGACTTACCGCAGAGGAGCGGGAATTGCTTTATGAAAGATGGGAAGTTCCTCCGGTAGGAAAACAAAGGAGGCTGCAATTTGTTAATAAATTATGGACTGACCCTTATAACATGAAACATATAAAAGAAAGTGCAGAAATTGTAGCAAAACTGATTGATTTTTGTGTATCGAATGAAAATAGCAAGGACATGTTTGCTTTGAACTTTTCTAGCCCTTATAATAGGAAAACTTGGGCAGGGTGGAActttatttcaaatcttttgaaaTTGTAA